The Daphnia carinata strain CSIRO-1 chromosome 9, CSIRO_AGI_Dcar_HiC_V3, whole genome shotgun sequence nucleotide sequence ACAAGTCTGTTGATCCCACATGGAAGAGGGTTTCTCTTCTACGATCGACGCAGTTGCTTTCTTGaactccttcttcttttgtggCACTGGCACACTAGTCGCTTCAACAGCCGCAGTGGTTGAATTGCTGTTCAAATTAGCAGCCAAATCGGAATTGGGTTTGGCGTTCCGGGTAGCGGTACTGTTACGTCCGGCTACCTTGGCAATTTTGGCCGCAACCGCCTTTACTGCGATTGGCTCTTTCGACACGACACAGCTAATGATACCGGCCGCATCGCGTGAAACAACCTGATCGATACTGCAAGGACCGCGTTTTCCCAATTGGTGACAATCAGCTGGAACTGCTTCCGGATTGGGGCTCCAATTCACGTGCTGGCCATCAGCGACGCAATTGGCTGGAATGGGCTCACATGCGGTTGTTCCGTTGTGCATGACCAACCAGAAATTCTTCAGACAAGGGCCCTGTTTTggtaagagaaacaatttcttatttaattaGTTTACTTCAGTCTTACGTAGGCTGGTGTGACGTACCTGAAAATTTTGCTGATAACATTCGCCATCGTAGTAAATGAGATGTCTTTCGTCTTCGATGCAATCGCAGACTCCTTCGTTATTCTTGCCGTCGTAGAGGACCTGATCTTTCTTATCAGTACAGGGATTGACACGTGCATTAGGACCGAATTTCATGCACTTCTTTGACGGCACGTAGTACGTTTCATGGGGAGACAGACAAGATCGAGCGCTATCAAACGTGagttttcaaattaaatgaCAATTTCAGaccttattttgttttaatctaCCTACCCTGCTTTAAAGAGGATGCGAGTAATATCTTCTAAAAGTCCTCTTTGGAACTTTTCTTCGCCTGCCTTTTGGTCCGGGTTGGTGAGGGTAGCGTCAATGTCCTTGGAGAGCCTGGCCACCCTGGGCCTGATCCTC carries:
- the LOC130697860 gene encoding uncharacterized protein LOC130697860, with protein sequence MRSIQYLALLLILSLAINHVYGAPGKKAGSEEEGGEGGEGGGEEEEEGGEEGEGGEEGDPEQERKQLAGELIRIERKLDQDIEKNDHYDIRYALVNLETRIRPRVARLSKDIDATLTNPDQKAGEEKFQRGLLEDITRILFKAGARSCLSPHETYYVPSKKCMKFGPNARVNPCTDKKDQVLYDGKNNEGVCDCIEDERHLIYYDGECYQQNFQGPCLKNFWLVMHNGTTACEPIPANCVADGQHVNWSPNPEAVPADCHQLGKRGPCSIDQVVSRDAAGIISCVVSKEPIAVKAVAAKIAKVAGRNSTATRNAKPNSDLAANLNSNSTTAAVEATSVPVPQKKKEFKKATASIVEEKPSSMWDQQTCSLGSYRKQSGKCPPY